A section of the Candidatus Moraniibacteriota bacterium genome encodes:
- a CDS encoding VOC family protein, giving the protein MSRVSTYLNFPRSTEAAFNFYRSVFGGEFEGGIHRMGEVPSQEGQPPIAEADKQLVMHIVLPILGGHRLMGTDAPESMGFTVKPGNNVYINLEPDTRVETEKLFAALSAGGQVGMPLTDMFWGDYFGSCTDQYGIQWMFNCAEKK; this is encoded by the coding sequence ATGTCACGTGTCAGCACCTACCTGAATTTCCCTCGCTCGACCGAAGCGGCATTCAATTTCTATCGGTCCGTCTTTGGTGGCGAGTTCGAGGGCGGAATACACCGTATGGGCGAAGTGCCATCACAGGAGGGGCAGCCGCCGATAGCCGAAGCGGACAAGCAGCTAGTCATGCATATCGTCCTCCCGATCCTCGGCGGGCACCGGCTCATGGGGACGGACGCACCGGAGTCGATGGGCTTCACGGTGAAGCCCGGGAACAATGTATACATCAATCTGGAGCCGGACACCCGAGTGGAAACAGAAAAACTCTTTGCGGCTCTGTCAGCGGGCGGGCAGGTCGGGATGCCGCTCACGGATATGTTTTGGGGGGATTACTTCGGCTCCTGCACGGACCAATACGGCATCCAGTGGATGTTCAATTGCGCAGAGAAAAAATAA
- a CDS encoding DUF456 domain-containing protein, with protein MNTLIIIGAILAIIGVIGSLIPALPGPVLGYAALVLLYVARGPTGISLVSLGVFGVLLMLVTILGYVAPVWGARLSGASRRGLWGAVIGAIFGIVFFLPLGLFLGAFIGAILGELSTGKNGGAALKAGVGTLLGSVMIIILQTLFALVMAGYFFFRLIHTSSLL; from the coding sequence ATGAATACACTCATCATTATCGGTGCGATTCTCGCCATCATCGGTGTCATCGGTAGTCTCATCCCAGCCCTCCCCGGACCGGTTCTCGGCTATGCCGCCCTCGTGCTCCTCTACGTCGCCCGAGGTCCGACGGGTATCTCACTCGTTTCCCTCGGCGTCTTCGGCGTCTTGCTTATGCTCGTGACCATACTCGGGTATGTCGCCCCCGTCTGGGGTGCGCGGTTATCAGGTGCCTCCCGACGAGGACTCTGGGGCGCAGTCATCGGAGCGATCTTCGGAATTGTATTTTTCCTCCCACTCGGTCTCTTTCTCGGCGCCTTCATTGGAGCCATCCTCGGTGAACTTTCCACTGGCAAAAATGGTGGTGCAGCTCTCAAAGCAGGTGTCGGTACCCTCCTGGGGTCTGTCATGATTATCATCCTGCAGACCCTCTTCGCCCTCGTGATGGCCGGATATTTCTTCTTCCGCCTTATCCATACATCATCCCTACTATGA
- a CDS encoding NUDIX domain-containing protein, with product MHRKPFLQLLKEYELTASPDEKEAVAELIQYVSENPNCFGREAKDGAKHIAASVLLITRDFKKALFLWHTKIGRWTQPGGHADGNPDLQGVALKELEEETGITGAQLVRPAPLDIYRFDYPSEVFGYRKSIYNLCFAAFLPEGQEPKIMEPEKCKEMHLATPEEALVMIQSVHHEGTERLIRKWQALAKKKEARA from the coding sequence ATGCACCGAAAACCATTTCTCCAGCTTCTCAAAGAATACGAGTTAACAGCTTCTCCTGACGAGAAAGAAGCTGTCGCAGAGCTTATTCAATATGTTTCAGAAAATCCAAACTGCTTCGGACGAGAAGCGAAAGATGGTGCCAAACATATTGCTGCTTCGGTCTTGCTCATCACGAGAGATTTCAAGAAAGCACTCTTTCTCTGGCATACAAAGATAGGGAGGTGGACACAGCCAGGTGGCCATGCCGATGGCAATCCCGACTTGCAAGGCGTTGCGCTCAAAGAGCTTGAGGAAGAAACAGGAATTACAGGCGCTCAGCTGGTGAGGCCCGCTCCCTTGGACATCTACCGCTTTGATTATCCGTCTGAAGTCTTCGGTTATCGGAAAAGTATTTACAATCTTTGTTTTGCTGCTTTCCTGCCAGAAGGACAGGAGCCAAAGATAATGGAGCCTGAGAAATGTAAGGAAATGCACTTGGCTACTCCCGAAGAAGCCTTGGTCATGATTCAATCCGTGCATCATGAAGGGACAGAGCGACTCATCCGAAAATGGCAGGCTTTGGCAAAGAAAAAAGAAGCAAGGGCGTAG
- a CDS encoding DNA-3-methyladenine glycosylase I: MSRVRTAEKIRCHWVPAEHTLYERYHDTEWSVPVKRDRIFFEFLLLESAQAGLSWATILKRRAGYAQAFAGFDAEQVARFSSRDIARLMSDTRIIRNRLKIVSAISNAQVFLAIRQEFGTFSKYVWRFVGGKPQHSPRWKPRTTSPEATSLAADLKRRGFKFFGPVIAYAFMQATGLVDDHEPTCFLSRSKT, from the coding sequence ATGAGTCGAGTACGAACCGCTGAAAAAATTCGTTGTCATTGGGTACCCGCTGAGCATACTCTCTACGAACGCTACCACGATACCGAGTGGAGCGTACCGGTGAAGCGTGATCGGATATTCTTTGAGTTCCTCCTCCTCGAAAGTGCTCAGGCTGGTTTGTCTTGGGCGACCATTTTGAAGCGACGCGCTGGCTATGCCCAGGCTTTTGCTGGTTTCGATGCCGAACAAGTCGCCCGTTTTAGCAGCCGCGATATCGCCCGACTTATGAGTGACACCCGTATCATCCGGAATCGCCTGAAGATTGTGAGTGCCATCAGCAATGCCCAAGTATTCCTTGCCATCCGCCAAGAGTTCGGCACCTTCTCGAAATATGTCTGGCGCTTTGTCGGAGGGAAACCGCAGCATTCACCCCGATGGAAGCCCCGCACCACGAGTCCCGAAGCCACGTCCCTGGCAGCTGATCTAAAACGTCGTGGTTTCAAATTCTTTGGCCCTGTGATCGCCTACGCCTTTATGCAAGCGACCGGGCTTGTCGATGACCACGAACCGACCTGCTTTCTCTCTCGTTCTAAAACCTAA
- a CDS encoding MATE family efflux transporter → MASELSLTAAPIPKLIKLVSLPVMVGFFFNTMFNVVDTYFGGQVSTEALAALTFSFPVFFLIIIFDAGTSTGITALIANLIGAKQTDLVHRYAAQSVSFALVLSLFLTLAGLAFSPALFRLLGAEGTTLALALEYMDVIFYGSVCFMLLSVFNAFLQAAGDTRTYRNFLIVGFFLNVLLDPWFLYGGFGLPALGFRGIALATILIQIAGVLYLYRQVVRVDFIAQVSLRDFVPDMQIFREIARQAVPASLNLATIGVGIFIITHFIAGFGENAVAAYGIATRIEQIALLPTIGLTIACLTIVGQNNGAKQFDRVRETFRLCLWYGLTIMAVGSVLVFFLSGTLMEFFTADADVANIGSHYLKIAAFIFLAYAILFVAVSLLQGMKRPVYPVAIGLYRQILAPVLVFPLLTTALGLGIDGVWWGIFGITWSAAIITLLYAWRVLDRCLTIAPPHAIVSGREG, encoded by the coding sequence ATGGCCTCTGAACTCAGTCTCACCGCCGCACCGATACCGAAACTGATCAAGCTGGTTTCCTTGCCGGTTATGGTGGGGTTCTTCTTCAACACGATGTTCAATGTGGTCGATACGTATTTCGGCGGACAGGTCTCGACCGAGGCGCTGGCCGCACTGACGTTTTCCTTTCCGGTCTTCTTTCTCATCATCATCTTTGATGCGGGGACATCGACGGGTATCACGGCGCTCATCGCCAACCTGATCGGTGCCAAGCAAACGGACCTCGTGCATCGGTATGCCGCACAGTCGGTTTCTTTCGCGCTTGTGTTGTCGCTTTTCCTGACACTCGCGGGACTGGCGTTCTCTCCGGCGCTCTTTCGGTTGCTCGGAGCCGAGGGGACGACACTGGCGCTCGCCCTCGAATACATGGACGTGATCTTCTATGGGTCGGTCTGTTTCATGTTGCTCAGTGTGTTCAACGCGTTTCTGCAGGCGGCCGGTGATACGCGCACGTATCGGAATTTTCTCATAGTTGGTTTCTTTCTGAACGTGCTCCTCGATCCCTGGTTTCTGTATGGGGGATTCGGACTGCCAGCCCTCGGTTTCCGAGGGATCGCACTCGCGACCATACTGATCCAGATCGCCGGCGTCCTCTACCTCTACCGACAGGTCGTCAGGGTTGACTTCATCGCTCAGGTGTCGCTCAGAGATTTCGTACCGGACATGCAGATCTTTCGTGAAATCGCCCGGCAGGCCGTCCCAGCCAGTCTGAACCTCGCGACGATTGGGGTGGGAATTTTCATCATCACGCACTTCATTGCTGGCTTTGGCGAGAACGCCGTCGCGGCCTATGGGATCGCCACCCGGATCGAGCAGATTGCCCTCCTCCCGACGATCGGTCTCACCATCGCCTGCCTGACCATCGTCGGACAGAACAATGGTGCCAAGCAGTTCGACCGGGTCCGGGAAACCTTTCGTCTCTGCCTCTGGTATGGCCTCACCATCATGGCGGTCGGGAGTGTGTTGGTATTCTTCCTCTCGGGGACTCTGATGGAATTCTTCACGGCCGATGCTGACGTGGCGAATATCGGGAGTCACTACCTGAAGATCGCAGCCTTTATCTTTCTAGCCTACGCGATACTCTTTGTCGCGGTCTCGCTTTTGCAGGGGATGAAGCGCCCGGTCTATCCTGTCGCGATCGGACTCTATCGGCAGATCCTCGCCCCGGTGCTCGTTTTCCCGCTCCTCACTACGGCCTTGGGCCTGGGGATCGATGGTGTGTGGTGGGGTATCTTTGGTATCACTTGGTCGGCGGCCATCATCACTCTTTTGTATGCGTGGCGGGTACTGGATCGCTGCTTGACAATCGCGCCTCCTCACGCGATAGTGTCCGGACGAGAGGGGTAG
- a CDS encoding class I SAM-dependent methyltransferase: MKKKMQDIVKRGYEKGDYEVVYRNRQSLNDFEAGFFEELRSNLPAQSSVLDLGSGPGVPYDLYLVQQGFSVTGIELSSKHLKKAKKSVPEAEYILGDFLNHPFTPLHYDGAIALYSLFHVPRERHQELLSKVGALLKPKGHLLITVGTEDVPYKERESFCGAEMAWSFFDAETNMRMITESGFTILKMANEKDFGSAESHLWVLARKD, from the coding sequence GTGAAGAAGAAAATGCAGGATATAGTGAAACGAGGCTACGAAAAGGGTGACTACGAAGTGGTCTACCGCAATCGTCAGTCACTCAATGACTTTGAGGCCGGGTTCTTCGAAGAGCTGCGATCAAATCTTCCAGCGCAATCAAGCGTGCTGGATCTTGGTTCCGGTCCTGGAGTGCCCTACGACCTCTACCTGGTACAACAGGGTTTCTCGGTGACAGGTATCGAGCTTTCTTCGAAGCATCTCAAGAAAGCCAAGAAGAGCGTTCCGGAAGCAGAGTACATCCTGGGCGACTTCCTGAACCATCCTTTCACTCCTCTGCACTACGATGGAGCGATCGCCCTGTATTCGCTCTTCCACGTACCAAGAGAGCGGCACCAAGAATTGCTCTCAAAGGTCGGCGCACTTCTCAAGCCGAAAGGGCACCTTCTCATCACGGTTGGTACCGAGGACGTTCCCTACAAAGAACGAGAATCGTTCTGCGGTGCGGAGATGGCCTGGAGTTTCTTTGATGCCGAAACGAACATGCGAATGATCACGGAAAGCGGCTTCACGATACTGAAGATGGCCAATGAGAAAGACTTCGGCAGCGCCGAAAGCCACCTCTGGGTCCTCGCTCGGAAAGATTGA
- a CDS encoding SurA N-terminal domain-containing protein codes for MENPATAAATTLPTESTPAPKVKQSKRQVSNRTLILGFIAAFILGSAYGYRSLFIAATIDGQPVSRLAVIRQLEKQGGENALNALITERLIAAEAVRAGVVVDPADIDKEIENIKSQVSAQGMTLDDALAQQGMTLDDVREQITTQQQLKLILGDSLNVTDADIDDYIAKTKLTVPKNMSEEDFRSKIKAQLNSQKFGTEADRWITAAREKADIKYFVGYGKAPVTEPATATGSATP; via the coding sequence ATGGAAAATCCCGCGACAGCTGCAGCGACCACCCTGCCAACAGAATCCACCCCGGCCCCGAAAGTGAAACAGTCAAAGCGCCAGGTCAGCAACCGGACCCTCATCCTCGGATTCATCGCCGCCTTTATCCTCGGGAGTGCCTACGGCTATCGCAGTCTCTTCATCGCGGCGACCATCGACGGCCAACCCGTGAGCCGCCTCGCCGTCATCCGGCAACTGGAAAAGCAAGGGGGTGAAAACGCGCTCAACGCGCTCATCACCGAGCGACTTATCGCGGCCGAAGCCGTCCGTGCTGGAGTAGTTGTCGATCCAGCCGACATCGACAAAGAGATTGAGAATATCAAGTCACAAGTGAGCGCCCAAGGCATGACGCTCGATGATGCGCTCGCCCAGCAAGGTATGACGCTCGATGATGTCCGCGAACAAATCACAACTCAGCAGCAATTGAAACTCATCCTTGGCGATTCCTTGAACGTCACTGACGCCGACATTGATGACTACATCGCCAAGACCAAACTCACGGTTCCGAAAAACATGAGCGAAGAAGATTTCCGATCCAAGATTAAAGCACAGCTCAACAGCCAGAAGTTCGGGACGGAAGCCGACCGCTGGATCACTGCCGCCCGCGAAAAAGCCGATATCAAGTACTTTGTCGGCTATGGCAAGGCCCCGGTCACAGAACCAGCAACGGCCACTGGCAGCGCCACTCCCTAA
- a CDS encoding MFS transporter → MSNINRWYLYDFANSFASSVIIFYFPLLLAERGASDTWIGISAAVSTVILLIFYPGLGYKADRSQRTLMKYMRASSLIMVLALFAIGFMTNTLFEDYTYTMLFTLCLLYILFQASFQGSYVFYTSFMQRFKEMGYNKDKISGLGMGLGQLGNAVSIGIMGAFVAGGSLILFGLSGKSLALVLGGITFMVLAIPFLIQKSEDGLNQTGFSEAKFSLKDFLRKVLLDKKVFYYLLGYMFVADSISTLQIYLTLYLKNVFGFTEKMSSMGGAVSLGMLFITCMTLGFFAYKITNRNKMLVIGGLVYVVAFLLFGFAPKAPLYAYLSLIFAGFAYGLFFPLARSLYSDIIPKESQAEYFSSFVIFERAATIIGPLVWVAVFWLLSEYPMEYRYRVNVIILSFTAMIGIYFIRQALALTRVESH, encoded by the coding sequence GTGTCGAATATAAATCGTTGGTATCTCTATGATTTTGCAAACTCCTTTGCTTCATCGGTTATTATTTTTTATTTCCCACTACTTTTGGCAGAACGTGGGGCAAGTGATACTTGGATAGGTATTTCTGCTGCTGTTTCAACGGTCATCCTTCTTATATTTTATCCGGGTCTCGGCTATAAAGCGGATAGAAGTCAGAGAACACTCATGAAATATATGCGAGCGTCATCCCTGATCATGGTACTCGCATTATTTGCGATAGGGTTTATGACAAATACGCTTTTTGAAGATTATACATATACAATGCTCTTTACGCTCTGCCTCCTTTATATTCTTTTCCAGGCTTCGTTTCAGGGATCTTATGTCTTCTATACGTCCTTCATGCAGCGTTTCAAGGAAATGGGTTACAACAAAGATAAGATTTCAGGGCTTGGTATGGGACTGGGGCAGCTAGGTAACGCTGTAAGTATCGGAATCATGGGAGCATTCGTTGCTGGAGGCTCGTTGATACTATTTGGTTTGAGCGGGAAAAGCCTTGCTTTGGTCTTAGGGGGAATCACCTTCATGGTTTTAGCCATTCCCTTTCTCATACAGAAATCAGAAGATGGACTCAATCAAACCGGATTTTCTGAAGCCAAGTTTTCTTTGAAGGATTTTTTGAGAAAAGTTCTTTTGGATAAAAAAGTATTTTATTACCTACTCGGGTATATGTTCGTAGCAGATTCGATATCAACTCTACAGATATATCTTACGCTGTATCTCAAAAATGTTTTTGGTTTTACAGAAAAGATGTCTAGTATGGGCGGAGCAGTAAGCCTGGGTATGCTTTTTATCACCTGCATGACACTTGGTTTCTTTGCCTATAAAATTACCAATAGAAATAAGATGTTGGTGATAGGAGGACTGGTATACGTTGTTGCGTTTCTGCTCTTCGGCTTTGCGCCAAAAGCTCCTCTGTATGCTTATCTCAGTCTCATATTTGCAGGATTCGCCTACGGGTTGTTCTTTCCTCTTGCTCGCTCTCTCTATTCAGATATTATTCCCAAAGAATCACAAGCTGAATATTTCAGCTCCTTTGTTATCTTTGAAAGAGCGGCTACGATTATTGGCCCTCTTGTTTGGGTGGCGGTATTTTGGCTCCTTAGTGAGTACCCAATGGAGTATAGATATAGGGTCAACGTAATAATTCTTTCCTTTACGGCAATGATCGGAATCTATTTCATAAGGCAAGCTCTTGCTCTGACTCGAGTGGAATCTCACTAA
- a CDS encoding helix-turn-helix transcriptional regulator, translating into MYQVPGKKSVLSTNCPKQALEIFGDAQTLAIIDTLASGELRYCALQRALGNMNPVTLARRLKKLEAESIIERREETIDKLSVTYRLQEKGRDMLPVLRSIKTFAETHLRNGI; encoded by the coding sequence ATGTATCAAGTGCCAGGTAAGAAATCCGTCCTCTCTACTAACTGCCCCAAACAGGCGCTTGAGATATTTGGTGATGCCCAGACACTTGCCATCATCGATACACTAGCCAGCGGTGAGCTCCGCTACTGCGCTCTCCAACGCGCCCTCGGCAACATGAACCCGGTCACGCTCGCCCGCCGGCTGAAGAAACTTGAAGCTGAGAGTATTATTGAGCGACGTGAGGAAACTATCGATAAATTGTCAGTTACCTACCGCTTGCAAGAGAAGGGTCGAGACATGCTCCCGGTCCTCCGAAGCATCAAGACTTTCGCCGAAACACACTTGAGAAATGGGATATGA
- a CDS encoding DUF1211 domain-containing protein, translating to MQNTQSRPGLTTARVEAFSDGVFAIAITLLVLGIAEPALESTELHSGTLFDTVVLLWPKILSFAIGFSVIGIFWMGHTIMFHYIVRADRLLIGFNTLLLMMVSFFPFPAALIGTYSEDLTAVVLYGTTLFLAGVFFSLIWWHATRHRRLIRQDLDPAIIALGRKVIRFASAGYGLAVLLAFIDPRWSLGLYILVPLAYILPGPVDRLIHFAEAEQRVH from the coding sequence ATGCAAAATACACAATCCCGACCAGGACTGACGACCGCGAGGGTAGAGGCTTTCAGTGATGGCGTCTTTGCGATCGCCATCACGCTCCTGGTCCTCGGTATCGCTGAACCCGCACTCGAATCGACGGAACTCCATTCGGGTACGCTCTTTGACACGGTCGTTCTCCTTTGGCCGAAAATTCTTAGCTTCGCCATCGGCTTTTCTGTGATCGGCATCTTCTGGATGGGGCATACGATCATGTTTCACTATATTGTCCGGGCTGATCGACTCCTTATCGGATTCAATACCCTCCTCCTCATGATGGTCTCATTCTTTCCTTTTCCGGCGGCGCTCATCGGCACCTATAGCGAAGACCTGACGGCCGTGGTCTTGTACGGGACGACGCTGTTCCTCGCGGGTGTGTTCTTCAGCCTGATTTGGTGGCATGCGACCCGTCATCGGCGGCTGATCAGACAGGACTTGGACCCGGCAATCATCGCACTTGGTCGCAAGGTCATTCGCTTTGCATCGGCGGGGTATGGGCTGGCGGTATTGCTCGCCTTCATCGACCCGCGCTGGAGTCTCGGTCTCTATATCCTCGTCCCACTGGCCTATATCTTGCCGGGCCCAGTCGATCGGCTGATCCATTTCGCCGAGGCAGAACAGCGGGTTCATTGA
- a CDS encoding VOC family protein, whose product MATINPYINFNGNAEEAFTFYKSIFGGEFAGITRFKDIASAEFPVPENEANKIMRIALPIGKNMLIANDVPESMGRVSENENRSKIAVSAESKEEADRIWSGLSAGGAVEMPMAESPWGTYFAMFRDKYGIEWTVEFDPKNNGKK is encoded by the coding sequence ATGGCAACAATCAATCCTTATATTAACTTCAACGGAAATGCCGAAGAAGCGTTTACGTTTTACAAATCCATTTTCGGTGGAGAATTCGCTGGTATTACTCGTTTCAAAGACATAGCAAGCGCCGAGTTCCCAGTACCCGAAAATGAGGCAAATAAAATAATGCGCATTGCTCTGCCTATCGGCAAAAACATGTTAATTGCCAATGACGTTCCAGAAAGCATGGGACGGGTGAGCGAAAACGAGAACAGATCCAAAATAGCAGTCAGCGCAGAAAGCAAAGAAGAGGCCGATAGAATATGGAGCGGCCTTTCGGCAGGTGGGGCAGTCGAGATGCCGATGGCAGAAAGCCCTTGGGGCACCTATTTTGCAATGTTTAGAGACAAATATGGCATTGAATGGACCGTGGAATTTGATCCAAAAAATAACGGAAAAAAATAA
- a CDS encoding ABC transporter ATP-binding protein, whose protein sequence is MKANFSRIFFYIWPHARKHWVSCTLVFSGYAVGVAFDSILRPYIYKELIDALSSGGEREVIIERTMFLWFLLCGSIILHNIGFRMGDYANSYFQSNIMKELHDTAFRRLLRHSYHFFSNNFSGSIVAKAKRFTRSFETFFDVVSFQLWFSLLVLTGIIVVLFIKAPVLAWIFLAWTAVYIFITGLFIRKKIGYDLSEAEADSSVTARLADSILNVLNIKVFGADKQERKSFQAVTADEEEKRRRAWNYGNFQYTVQGCLMGILQVSVIFLSIRLWSAGELSIGMIVLLQLYMLNLFDILWNLGKSLTKAVKAMTEMKEVVDIFDLPIEIADPASPQKLAIKDGHIVFNDVTFRYQDGVSVFESFSLEIQPGERIGLVGHSGAGKSTITKLLLRFADVNQGSILIDGQDIRTLTQNDLRSVISYVPQDSILFHRSIRENIAYGKPEATDQEIQEVAKKAHAHGFIAKLSNGYETLVGERGVKLSGGERQRVAIARAMLKNSPILVLDEATSSLDSVSEAYIQEAFIELMKEKTTLVIAHRLSTIQKMDRIVVLEDGAIVEVGTHKELLAKQGVYANLWSHQSGGFIE, encoded by the coding sequence ATGAAAGCTAATTTTTCAAGAATTTTTTTCTATATCTGGCCTCATGCTCGGAAACATTGGGTATCTTGCACCCTAGTGTTTTCAGGCTACGCGGTTGGGGTAGCGTTCGACAGTATCCTTAGGCCGTATATCTACAAAGAGCTCATTGACGCGCTCTCTTCGGGTGGGGAAAGAGAAGTAATTATTGAGCGAACCATGTTTTTGTGGTTCTTGCTCTGTGGTTCGATTATTTTACATAACATTGGTTTTCGTATGGGAGATTACGCGAACTCGTATTTCCAAAGCAACATCATGAAGGAACTCCATGATACGGCATTTCGAAGACTGCTTCGTCACTCGTACCACTTCTTTTCCAATAATTTCTCAGGGAGCATAGTCGCTAAAGCAAAGCGTTTTACCCGATCGTTCGAAACCTTTTTCGATGTCGTCAGTTTCCAACTCTGGTTCTCTTTGTTGGTATTGACCGGTATTATTGTTGTGCTGTTCATCAAAGCACCGGTTTTGGCGTGGATATTTCTTGCCTGGACCGCCGTGTACATTTTCATCACCGGCTTGTTTATCCGGAAGAAAATAGGATATGACCTGAGTGAAGCGGAAGCAGACTCTTCTGTTACCGCTCGCCTAGCCGATTCCATACTCAACGTCCTCAACATCAAAGTGTTCGGTGCCGATAAGCAGGAAAGGAAAAGCTTCCAGGCCGTTACGGCAGATGAGGAAGAGAAGCGTCGCCGGGCGTGGAACTATGGTAACTTTCAGTATACTGTCCAAGGGTGCCTCATGGGAATCTTGCAGGTCTCTGTTATTTTTCTTTCTATACGGCTCTGGTCTGCAGGAGAGCTTTCCATTGGCATGATCGTGCTGTTGCAGCTTTACATGCTTAATTTGTTTGATATTCTCTGGAACCTTGGGAAATCTCTTACTAAAGCAGTGAAGGCGATGACCGAGATGAAAGAAGTGGTGGATATTTTTGACTTGCCTATTGAAATTGCTGACCCAGCCTCTCCGCAAAAGCTAGCGATTAAAGATGGCCATATTGTTTTTAATGACGTTACCTTTCGGTATCAGGACGGCGTATCTGTTTTTGAAAGTTTCTCGCTTGAAATACAGCCGGGAGAGCGCATCGGCCTGGTTGGGCACTCTGGCGCCGGCAAATCAACCATTACCAAGCTTCTTCTTCGGTTCGCTGATGTTAACCAAGGAAGTATTCTTATTGATGGCCAAGACATCCGGACACTGACTCAAAACGACCTACGCTCCGTTATCTCTTATGTACCCCAAGATTCCATTTTGTTTCACAGGAGCATTCGGGAAAATATCGCCTACGGAAAGCCAGAAGCCACTGACCAAGAAATCCAAGAAGTGGCTAAAAAAGCCCATGCCCATGGATTCATTGCCAAACTCTCTAATGGCTACGAAACATTGGTAGGAGAGCGCGGCGTAAAACTCTCGGGCGGTGAACGCCAGCGCGTCGCCATTGCGAGGGCAATGCTAAAGAATTCTCCCATCCTTGTCCTGGACGAAGCGACCAGTTCTCTTGATAGTGTGAGTGAGGCTTATATTCAAGAAGCTTTCATCGAACTTATGAAGGAAAAAACCACGCTCGTGATTGCTCACCGCTTAAGTACCATTCAAAAAATGGATAGAATTGTCGTCCTGGAGGACGGCGCTATTGTTGAAGTTGGTACCCACAAAGAATTGCTTGCCAAACAAGGCGTATACGCGAATCTTTGGAGTCATCAGAGTGGAGGCTTCATCGAATAG
- a CDS encoding methyltransferase domain-containing protein codes for MPEPTWPKSEKPEEEPREKLSETLLGYDNPKMAEILAETEEVFSHNISASNGMTHLYGDLAYPLMPPEFVRLLDTIKGEVQGGIFVDAGCGSSPDVRAAGRLGINRVVGIDLLSRPADSPDPKIQPYTEDEFWQGKTILKIGDEITRGLARMKSSMVNIVHMRALDIFSGDEELCLDEIHRVLKDGGYFILDSSGNSIFRKFDLNKFEEVINYGDEMRILKKKTMEDLVK; via the coding sequence ATGCCTGAACCAACCTGGCCAAAATCTGAAAAACCAGAGGAAGAACCGAGGGAGAAGCTCTCTGAAACCTTGCTTGGATATGACAATCCAAAAATGGCAGAAATCTTAGCCGAGACCGAGGAGGTCTTCAGTCACAATATAAGTGCTTCTAATGGAATGACGCATCTTTACGGCGATCTTGCCTACCCCCTTATGCCGCCAGAATTTGTGAGATTGCTCGATACCATAAAAGGAGAGGTACAGGGTGGAATATTCGTAGATGCCGGATGCGGGAGTTCACCTGATGTACGAGCCGCCGGAAGACTCGGGATCAATAGAGTGGTAGGCATAGATCTTTTGTCACGGCCGGCCGATAGTCCTGACCCAAAAATTCAGCCCTATACTGAAGATGAGTTCTGGCAAGGGAAGACGATCCTTAAGATTGGAGATGAGATTACCAGAGGATTGGCTCGTATGAAATCGAGCATGGTTAATATAGTGCATATGCGAGCCCTGGATATTTTTTCAGGGGATGAAGAGCTTTGCCTCGATGAAATACACAGGGTATTAAAGGATGGTGGATATTTTATCCTCGACAGTAGCGGGAACTCTATATTCCGTAAGTTCGACCTGAATAAATTCGAGGAAGTTATCAATTATGGCGATGAAATGAGAATACTCAAGAAAAAGACAATGGAAGATTTGGTTAAATAA